Proteins from a genomic interval of Caulobacter sp. SL161:
- the uczR gene encoding two-component system response regulator UczR (involved in the response to the presence of uranium, zinc and copper) has translation MRILIIEDDLEAAGAMAHGLKEAGYDVAHAPDGEAGLAEAQKGGWDVLVVDRMMPKMDGVTVVETLRREGDQTPVLFLSALGEVNDRVVGLKAGADDYLVKPYAFPELMARVEALSRRRETGAVATTLKVGELEMNLINRTVHRQGKEIDLQPREFQLLEFMMRHAGQSVTRTMLLEKVWEYHFDPQTNVIDVHISRLRSKIDKGFDRAMLQTVRGAGYRLDP, from the coding sequence ATGCGCATTCTGATTATCGAGGACGATCTGGAAGCCGCCGGCGCCATGGCGCACGGGCTGAAGGAAGCCGGCTACGACGTCGCTCACGCGCCGGACGGCGAGGCGGGCCTGGCCGAGGCCCAGAAGGGCGGCTGGGACGTGCTGGTCGTCGACCGGATGATGCCCAAGATGGACGGCGTGACCGTGGTCGAGACCCTGCGTCGCGAAGGCGACCAGACGCCGGTGCTGTTCCTGTCGGCCCTGGGCGAGGTCAATGACCGCGTGGTCGGCCTGAAGGCCGGCGCCGACGACTATCTGGTCAAGCCCTACGCCTTCCCCGAGCTGATGGCCCGCGTCGAGGCCCTGTCGCGCCGCCGCGAAACAGGCGCGGTCGCCACCACCCTGAAGGTGGGCGAGCTCGAAATGAACCTGATCAACCGCACGGTCCATCGCCAGGGCAAGGAGATCGACCTGCAGCCGCGCGAGTTCCAGCTGCTGGAGTTCATGATGCGCCACGCCGGCCAGTCGGTGACCCGCACCATGCTGCTGGAGAAGGTCTGGGAGTATCACTTCGATCCGCAGACCAACGTCATCGACGTGCACATCTCGCGCCTGCGCAGCAAGATCGACAAGGGCTTCGACCGGGCCATGCTGCAGACGGTGCGCGGCGCCGGCTACCGGCTGGATCCGTAG